The genomic region CCGCCGACGTGTTCGGGGAGGCGCCGGAACTCGCGGAGAACCAGATCGACCCGCTCTCGCCCGAGCACGTCGTCAACCTCGTGCGATTTCTGGCGTCTCCGGCCTCGGAAGGGGTTAACGGACAGCTGTTCATCGTCTACGGTCCAACGGTGACGTTGGTGGCAGCGCCAACGGCAGAAGCCCGGTTCAACGCGGAGTCGGACGCGTGGGACCCGTCGGAGTTGTCGAACACGTTGCGCGACTACTTTGCTGGACGTGACCCGCTGCGGGGTTTCTCGGCCACCGGGCTGATGGAGTAGCAAGACTGACAGTCTCGGTTGTCAGCCTGGGGTCGGGCTAGAACGCGTTCTAGAATGGCGTCGGCCGCACCCCTGCTGACCAGCGTAAAGGTCACAATTTCGACTACTTTTACCGTTCTTTGACACTGCGAACTTGTTCTAGTTAATATGATCCGGCTCACTAAGAGCAACGCTTAGACCCGGGGTGGGAAGCCTGCTGTGGCAATACGTTTCAGTTCTTCGCCACAGCGCACGCCGAACACTCCGCCCCGAGAATGGAGCCGAGGTTGATCGAACAGCTCGCGGCACCGGCTCGGGCGGTGGGCGGGTTTGTCGAGATGGCCTTCGACACCTTCGCCAAGACTTTTCGGCGCCCATTTCAGTTCAGGGAGTTTCTCGACCAGACATGGATGATCGCGCGGGTCTCGCTGATCCCGACGCTGCTCGTCGCGATTCCCTTCACCGTGCTCGTCGCGTTCACGCTCAACATCCTGCTCCGTGAGATCGGCGCGGCCGACCTGTCGGGGGCGGGCACCGCGTTCGGCACCATCACCCAGCTGGGACCGGTCGTCACCGTGCTGGTGGTCGCCGGTGCCGGCGCGACGGCGATCTGCGCCGACCTGGGCGCCCGCACCATCCGCGAAGAGATCGACGCGATGCGGGTGCTGGGTATCGACCCGATCCAGCGGCTGGTGGTGCCCCGGGTACTGGCGTCGACATTCGTCGCGCTGCTGCTCAACGGCCTGGTCTGCCTGATCGGCCTCTCGGGCGGCTATGTGTTCTCCGTCTTCCTGCAGGGCGTCAACCCCGGTGCGTTCATCAACGGTTTGACGGTGTTGACCGGCCTCCCTGAGCTCATTTTGGCGGAAATCAAGGCGCTGCTGTTCGGTGTGGTCGCCGGACTGGTGGGCTGCTACCGCGGACTCACGGTGAAGGGCGGCCCCAAGGGTGTCGGCATCGCGGTGAACGAGACCGTGGTCTACGCCTTCATCTGCCTGTTCGTGATCAACGTGGTGATGACCGCCCTCGGTGTGCGAGTGCTGACCCGATGATCAGCGCCTGCGCGAAGAAGAGACAGCCGTGAGCTACGACGTCAGCGTGCGCTTCCGCCGCTTCTTCAGCGGCGTGCCAAAGGCCGTGGACATCATCGGCGAACAGGCGCTGTTCTACGGCGAGACGATGCGACACCTGCCCAACGCGGTGACCAGGTACCGCACCGAGACCATCCGCAACATCGCCGAGATGACCATGGGTACCGGCGCGCTGGTGATGATCGGCGGAACGGTCGGTGTCGCGGCGTTCCTGACCCTGGCCTCGGGCGGCGTCATCGCCGTGCAGGGCTACTCGTCGCTGGGCAACATCGGCATCGAAGCGCTCACCGGCTTCCTGTCGGCCTTCCTGAACGTCCGCATCGTTGCGCCGGTGATCGCGGGCATCGCTCTGGCCGCGACGATCGGGGCCGGCACCACCGCTCAACTCGGTGCGATGCGCGTCGCCGAGGAGATCGACGCCGTCGAGGCCATGGCCGTGCACTCGGTCTCCTACCTGGTGTCCACCCGGTTGATGGCCGGAATGGTCGCGATCGTCCCGCTGTACTCGCTGTCGGTGCTCGCGGCCTTCTTCGCCGCGCGCTTCACGACGGTGTTCATCAACAACCAGTCCGCCGGACTGTACGACCACTACTTCAACACCTTCCTGGTGCCCACCGACCTGTTGTGGTCGTTCCTGCAGGCGATCGTGATGGCGATCGCGGTGATGCTGGTCCACACCTATTACGGCTACCACGCCTCCGGTGGCCCGGTCGGCGTCGGCGTCGCCGTCGGTCAGGCCGTGCGCACCTCGCTCATCGTCGTCGTGACGATCACCCTGTTCATCTCACTCGCCGTCTACGGCGCGTCCGGCAACTTCAACCTCTCGGGATAACCGCGATGGCAGGCGAAGACGCGAAGCGCAGCCATGTCAGGATCGCCGCGGCGATCCTGGTGGGGATTCTCGTTGCGGCAACGGTGTTCACATATATGTCGTACACGGCGGCGTTCACGTCGACGGATACGGTCACTGTCACCTCCCCACGCGCGGGCCTGGTGATGGAGCGCGACGCGAAGGTCAAGTACCGGGGCATCCAGATCGGGGAAGTGAAGTCGATCGAGTACGCGGGCGATCAAGCGAAGCTGACGCTGTCGATCAACAGCAACGAGATGCGGTATGTCCCGGCCAACGCCGACGTCCGGATCGCCGGCAATACGATCTTCGGCGCCAAGTCCGTGGAGTTCGTGCCGCCCGAGAACCCGACCGGCCAGTTGCGTCCGGGTGCCGCCGTGCAGGCGTCTTCGGTGCAGCTAGAGGTCAACACCCTGTTCCAGACCCTGACCGACGTCCTGCAGAAGATCGACCCGATC from Mycobacterium sp. IDR2000157661 harbors:
- a CDS encoding MlaE family ABC transporter permease, which produces MIEQLAAPARAVGGFVEMAFDTFAKTFRRPFQFREFLDQTWMIARVSLIPTLLVAIPFTVLVAFTLNILLREIGAADLSGAGTAFGTITQLGPVVTVLVVAGAGATAICADLGARTIREEIDAMRVLGIDPIQRLVVPRVLASTFVALLLNGLVCLIGLSGGYVFSVFLQGVNPGAFINGLTVLTGLPELILAEIKALLFGVVAGLVGCYRGLTVKGGPKGVGIAVNETVVYAFICLFVINVVMTALGVRVLTR
- a CDS encoding MlaE family ABC transporter permease; translation: MSYDVSVRFRRFFSGVPKAVDIIGEQALFYGETMRHLPNAVTRYRTETIRNIAEMTMGTGALVMIGGTVGVAAFLTLASGGVIAVQGYSSLGNIGIEALTGFLSAFLNVRIVAPVIAGIALAATIGAGTTAQLGAMRVAEEIDAVEAMAVHSVSYLVSTRLMAGMVAIVPLYSLSVLAAFFAARFTTVFINNQSAGLYDHYFNTFLVPTDLLWSFLQAIVMAIAVMLVHTYYGYHASGGPVGVGVAVGQAVRTSLIVVVTITLFISLAVYGASGNFNLSG